A region from the Mycolicibacterium phlei genome encodes:
- a CDS encoding amidohydrolase, translating into MTATLFCGGVIWTGAADTHAVLVDDGVVVAVGDEALARGSGARQVDLDGGFLMPSFADGHAHPLYGGLEAVGPQVRPCQSVDEIVAAVKKYAEDHPEQEWIFGASYNGSLAPGGLFDARWLDAAVPDRPVVLRAWDYHTMWVNTVALERAGITPDTPDPVLGEIPHRPDGSVLGTLREWGATDLVMNVMPPRDEQVRIDALGTAADYYLARGVTWVQDAWVEPADVATYVEAARRGVLRMRFNLALYADPRHFDHQVTEFAAQRRAVQEAGSPLLTANTVKFFADGVVENETGALLAPYCSGLHSHGQQNWAGQTLAEAARRVDELGLQIHIHAIGDAAVRQALDAIEYVTKTNPPRDRRPVIAHCQLVDEADLNRFAELGVTPNMQPLWAQLDALMTVLTIPRLGPERAERQYPIRTLESSGAPLGFGSDWPVSSGAPLDGIAIAASRRTAEGEPPGGWTPHEILPIEAALSAYTAGVARQAFAEDEWGRITPGASADLVWLERDPRTTDPARLPSLAVRATYLRGEPVYRAED; encoded by the coding sequence ATGACCGCCACGCTGTTCTGCGGCGGCGTCATCTGGACCGGCGCCGCGGACACCCACGCCGTGCTGGTCGACGACGGCGTCGTCGTCGCCGTCGGTGACGAGGCGCTCGCCCGCGGATCCGGGGCCCGCCAGGTGGACCTCGACGGCGGCTTCCTGATGCCCTCGTTCGCCGACGGCCACGCCCACCCCCTCTACGGCGGACTGGAAGCCGTCGGGCCGCAGGTGCGTCCATGTCAGTCCGTCGACGAGATCGTCGCCGCGGTGAAGAAGTACGCCGAGGACCACCCCGAACAGGAGTGGATCTTCGGCGCGTCCTACAACGGCAGCCTGGCCCCGGGCGGGCTGTTCGACGCCCGCTGGCTCGACGCCGCCGTGCCCGACCGGCCCGTGGTGCTGCGCGCCTGGGACTACCACACGATGTGGGTCAACACCGTCGCGCTCGAACGCGCAGGCATCACCCCCGACACCCCCGATCCGGTGCTCGGTGAGATCCCGCACCGCCCCGACGGTTCCGTGCTGGGCACGCTGCGCGAATGGGGTGCCACGGATCTGGTGATGAACGTGATGCCGCCGCGCGACGAACAGGTGCGCATCGACGCGCTGGGCACCGCGGCCGACTACTACCTGGCCCGCGGCGTCACCTGGGTGCAGGACGCCTGGGTGGAGCCCGCCGACGTCGCCACCTACGTCGAGGCCGCCCGCCGCGGTGTGCTGCGCATGCGCTTCAACCTCGCGCTCTACGCCGATCCGCGCCACTTCGACCACCAGGTCACGGAGTTCGCCGCACAGCGCCGCGCGGTGCAGGAGGCCGGCTCGCCGCTGCTGACCGCCAACACCGTGAAGTTCTTCGCCGACGGTGTGGTGGAGAACGAGACCGGTGCGCTGCTGGCACCGTACTGCTCGGGCCTGCACAGCCACGGCCAGCAGAACTGGGCGGGCCAGACCCTGGCCGAGGCCGCACGACGCGTCGACGAGCTCGGGCTGCAGATCCACATCCACGCCATCGGCGACGCCGCGGTGCGTCAGGCGCTGGACGCGATCGAGTACGTGACGAAGACGAACCCGCCGCGGGACCGCCGGCCGGTGATCGCGCACTGCCAGCTGGTCGACGAGGCCGACCTGAACCGGTTCGCCGAACTGGGCGTCACCCCCAACATGCAGCCGCTGTGGGCGCAGCTCGACGCGCTGATGACGGTGCTCACCATCCCGCGGCTGGGACCCGAGCGCGCCGAACGTCAGTACCCCATCCGCACCCTGGAAAGCTCCGGTGCGCCACTGGGATTCGGCTCGGACTGGCCGGTGTCCTCGGGCGCCCCGCTGGACGGCATCGCGATCGCGGCCTCACGGCGCACCGCCGAGGGGGAACCACCCGGCGGCTGGACGCCACACGAGATCCTGCCGATCGAAGCCGCGCTGTCGGCCTACACGGCGGGCGTGGCCAGGCAGGCGTTCGCCGAGGACGAGTGGGGTCGCATCACGCCCGGCGCCAGCGCCGATCTGGTGTGGCTGGAACGCGACCCCCGCACCACCGACCCCGCACGGCTGCCGTCGCTGGCCGTGCGCGCAACCTATCTCCGCGGCGAGCCCGTCTACCGGGCCGAGGACTGA
- a CDS encoding nitrilase-related carbon-nitrogen hydrolase, with the protein MITLTAPAPPPLSRSTESARPPLRVGLVQHRWRPDLDELTRVLRDGIAAAAAEGARAVFLPELTLLRYPADRPGGPDAADLAEDLTGGPTFALASAAAREHGIFVHASLYQRAPGDDGLGLNTAILVSPQGELVGRTHKLHIPISAGYYEDTYFRPGPADDPYPVYEPEGLGARLGMPTCWDEWFPEVARAYSLGGAEIVVYPTAIGSEPVFPDFDTQPLWQQVIVANGISSGLFMVVPNRVGDEGALNFYGSSFISDPYGRVLVQAPRDEEAVLVADLDLDQRRDWLELFPFLLTRRPDTYGDLVKPVDPQQPYGVGHAPTAVVK; encoded by the coding sequence TTGATCACCCTGACCGCGCCCGCGCCGCCGCCGTTGTCCCGATCCACGGAGTCGGCCCGACCGCCGCTGCGCGTCGGTCTGGTGCAGCACCGGTGGCGCCCCGATCTCGACGAGCTGACCCGGGTGCTGCGCGACGGCATCGCGGCCGCCGCCGCCGAGGGTGCCCGCGCGGTGTTCCTGCCCGAGCTCACGCTGCTGCGCTACCCCGCCGACCGGCCCGGCGGCCCCGACGCCGCGGACCTGGCCGAGGACCTCACCGGCGGGCCGACGTTCGCGCTGGCCTCGGCCGCCGCCCGCGAGCACGGCATCTTCGTGCACGCCTCGCTGTACCAGCGGGCGCCCGGCGACGACGGCCTGGGACTCAACACCGCGATCCTGGTCTCTCCGCAGGGCGAACTGGTCGGCCGCACCCACAAGCTGCACATCCCGATCTCGGCCGGCTACTACGAGGACACCTACTTCCGGCCCGGACCGGCCGACGACCCGTACCCGGTGTACGAGCCCGAGGGGCTGGGCGCGCGCCTGGGCATGCCGACCTGCTGGGACGAGTGGTTCCCGGAGGTCGCCCGCGCCTACTCGCTCGGCGGCGCCGAGATCGTCGTCTACCCGACGGCCATCGGCTCCGAACCGGTTTTCCCCGACTTCGACACCCAGCCGCTGTGGCAGCAGGTGATCGTCGCCAACGGCATCAGCAGCGGGCTGTTCATGGTGGTGCCCAACCGCGTCGGCGACGAGGGCGCCCTGAACTTCTACGGCTCCTCGTTCATCTCCGACCCCTACGGGCGGGTGCTGGTGCAGGCGCCGCGGGACGAGGAGGCCGTGCTGGTCGCCGACCTAGACCTCGATCAGCGCCGTGACTGGCTGGAGCTGTTCCCGTTCCTGCTCACCCGACGCCCCGACACCTACGGAGATCTCGTGAAACCCGTTGACCCGCAACAGCCCTACGGCGTCGGTCACGCCCCGACGGCGGTGGTGAAATGA
- a CDS encoding TetR/AcrR family transcriptional regulator, producing MGRPRTPLLSTERITKAALDLVCSAGDFTMPGIAQKLKVRPSSLYNHVRGRDEVVELLREHAMSGVALPPDDPDRPWRDVVADIMRAYRHGFARYPRLIPLLTLHAVNSTQAFRMYNALAVTLKRAGFDPADTMRVISLIDSFVLGAALDVAAPDEPWKPGTHVGPELAEALAAGATRPDRADDAFEYGLAVLLRGLPN from the coding sequence TTGGGACGTCCCCGCACCCCGCTGCTGTCGACCGAGCGCATCACCAAGGCCGCCCTGGACCTGGTGTGCAGCGCCGGGGACTTCACCATGCCGGGCATCGCGCAGAAGCTGAAGGTGCGCCCGTCGTCGCTGTACAACCACGTCCGCGGCCGCGACGAGGTGGTGGAACTGCTGCGCGAGCACGCCATGTCCGGGGTGGCGCTGCCGCCCGACGATCCGGACCGGCCGTGGCGCGACGTGGTGGCCGACATCATGCGGGCCTACCGGCACGGCTTCGCGCGCTATCCGCGGCTGATCCCGTTGCTGACCCTGCACGCCGTCAACAGCACCCAGGCGTTCCGGATGTACAACGCGCTGGCCGTGACCCTCAAGCGCGCCGGTTTCGATCCCGCCGACACCATGCGGGTGATCTCGCTGATCGACTCGTTCGTGCTGGGCGCCGCACTCGACGTCGCCGCACCCGACGAACCCTGGAAGCCCGGCACCCACGTCGGCCCGGAGCTGGCCGAGGCGCTGGCGGCCGGCGCCACCCGGCCCGACCGCGCCGACGACGCCTTCGAGTACGGCCTGGCCGTGCTGCTGCGCGGCCTGCCGAACTGA
- a CDS encoding glycogen/starch/alpha-glucan phosphorylase, whose protein sequence is MTAEALCAAVRDHLLYSIARPPVALTPEHYYRALSLAVRDRMQKRWMATTQDWLDLSNKVTCYLSAEFLMGPQLGNNLINLQIEEQAREALAALGQDLDEILACEEEPGLGNGGLGRLAACFLDSLATLERPSIGYGIRYEFGIFKQEIQDGWQVEKTDNWLAHGNPWEIEKPDASYLVNWGGHTEQYEDVTGRLRIRWVPQRVLKGLSYDTPVQGYGVNTCNTLTLWSARAVESFALEHFNTGDYYKAVDEEVVSETVSKVLYPNDEPEAGKRLRLLQQYFFVSCSLQDILHIHLNRVGLPLEALPDKWAIQLNDTHPSIAVAELMRLLIDEHQLSWDAAWSITVRTFAYTNHTLLPEALETWPLGMFGDALPRHLEIIYEINHRFLEEVRARFPGDDERVRRMSLIGEEGGKCVRMAHLATVGSHTVNGVAALHSELLKSSVLKDFYEMWPEKFGNVTNGVTPRRFLALSNPGLRGLLDETIGEGWLTDLERLRELEPYVDDPEFRQRWREVKRANKARLAEYVHATTGIELDPSWMFDVQVKRIHEYKRQHLMVLHIIALYRRLKVNPGLSIPPRVFIFGGKAAPGYFIAKRIIKLINAVAETVNSDPQVNRFLKVVFLPNFNVKNAHLVYPAANLSEQISTAGKEASGTGNMKFMINGALTIGTLDGANVEIRQEAGPENFFLFGLTEDQVEAVKRDGYHPASYLERDPELAAVLELIAEGTFTNGDTEVLRPLVDNLIHHDPFLVLADFRSYVDTQARVDATWRDRDTWTRMSILNTARSGKFSSDRAIAEYCEQIWNVWPMPVDLDRQLL, encoded by the coding sequence ATGACCGCCGAGGCGCTGTGCGCGGCGGTGCGCGACCACCTGCTGTACTCCATCGCGCGCCCGCCGGTGGCACTGACCCCCGAGCACTACTACCGGGCGCTGTCGCTGGCGGTGCGCGACCGCATGCAGAAGCGCTGGATGGCCACCACCCAGGACTGGCTGGACCTGTCCAACAAGGTCACCTGCTACCTGTCGGCCGAGTTCCTGATGGGCCCGCAGCTGGGCAACAACCTGATCAACCTGCAGATCGAGGAGCAGGCGCGCGAGGCGCTGGCCGCACTGGGCCAGGACCTCGACGAGATCCTCGCCTGCGAGGAGGAGCCCGGCCTGGGCAACGGCGGGCTGGGCCGGCTGGCGGCCTGCTTCCTGGACTCGCTGGCCACCCTGGAGCGCCCGTCGATCGGCTACGGCATCCGCTACGAGTTCGGGATCTTCAAACAGGAGATCCAGGACGGCTGGCAGGTGGAGAAGACCGACAACTGGCTGGCCCACGGAAACCCCTGGGAGATCGAGAAACCCGACGCCAGCTACCTGGTCAACTGGGGCGGCCACACCGAACAGTACGAGGATGTGACCGGCAGGCTGCGCATCCGCTGGGTCCCGCAGCGTGTGCTCAAGGGCCTGTCCTACGACACCCCCGTGCAGGGCTACGGCGTCAACACGTGCAACACGCTGACGCTGTGGAGCGCCCGCGCGGTGGAGTCGTTCGCGCTCGAGCACTTCAACACCGGCGACTACTACAAGGCCGTCGACGAGGAGGTGGTCTCCGAGACCGTCTCCAAGGTGCTCTACCCCAACGACGAACCCGAGGCGGGTAAGCGGCTGCGCCTGCTGCAGCAGTACTTCTTCGTGTCGTGCTCGCTGCAGGACATCCTGCACATCCACCTCAACCGGGTGGGCCTGCCGCTGGAGGCGCTGCCCGACAAGTGGGCCATCCAGCTCAACGACACCCACCCGTCGATCGCCGTCGCCGAGCTCATGCGGCTGCTCATCGACGAGCACCAGTTGTCGTGGGACGCGGCCTGGTCCATCACGGTGCGCACCTTCGCCTACACCAACCACACCCTGCTGCCCGAGGCGCTGGAGACGTGGCCGCTGGGCATGTTCGGGGACGCCCTGCCCCGCCACCTGGAGATCATCTACGAGATCAACCACCGGTTCCTCGAGGAGGTGCGGGCGAGGTTTCCCGGCGACGACGAGCGCGTCCGGCGCATGTCGCTGATCGGTGAGGAGGGCGGAAAGTGCGTGCGCATGGCACATCTGGCCACCGTCGGCAGCCACACCGTCAACGGTGTCGCCGCACTGCACTCGGAACTGCTGAAATCCAGTGTGCTCAAAGACTTCTACGAGATGTGGCCGGAGAAGTTCGGCAACGTCACCAACGGTGTGACACCGCGCCGCTTCCTGGCACTGTCCAACCCGGGGCTGCGCGGCCTGCTCGACGAGACCATCGGCGAGGGCTGGCTGACCGACCTGGAGAGGCTGCGTGAGCTGGAGCCCTACGTCGACGACCCGGAGTTCCGGCAGCGGTGGCGAGAAGTCAAGCGCGCCAACAAGGCCCGGCTCGCCGAGTACGTGCACGCCACCACCGGCATCGAGTTGGACCCGTCGTGGATGTTCGACGTGCAGGTCAAGCGCATCCACGAGTACAAACGCCAGCATCTGATGGTGTTGCACATCATCGCGCTGTACCGGCGGCTGAAAGTCAATCCGGGGCTGAGCATTCCGCCGCGGGTGTTCATCTTCGGCGGCAAGGCCGCACCGGGATACTTCATCGCCAAGCGGATCATCAAGCTGATCAACGCCGTCGCCGAGACCGTCAACTCCGACCCGCAGGTCAACCGTTTCCTGAAAGTGGTGTTCCTGCCGAACTTCAACGTCAAGAACGCCCACCTGGTCTACCCGGCGGCCAACCTGTCCGAGCAGATCTCCACGGCGGGCAAGGAGGCCTCGGGCACCGGGAACATGAAGTTCATGATCAACGGGGCGCTGACGATCGGCACCCTCGACGGCGCCAACGTCGAGATCCGCCAGGAGGCGGGCCCGGAGAACTTCTTCCTGTTCGGCCTGACCGAGGACCAGGTGGAGGCGGTCAAACGCGACGGCTACCACCCCGCGAGCTACCTCGAACGCGATCCGGAACTGGCGGCGGTGCTGGAACTCATCGCCGAGGGCACCTTCACCAACGGCGACACCGAGGTGCTGCGTCCGTTAGTGGACAACCTGATTCACCATGATCCGTTCCTGGTGCTGGCCGACTTCCGCTCCTACGTCGACACCCAGGCCCGCGTCGACGCGACGTGGCGGGACCGCGACACGTGGACCCGCATGTCGATCCTCAACACCGCGCGCAGTGGAAAGTTCTCATCGGACCGCGCGATCGCCGAGTACTGCGAGCAGATCTGGAACGTGTGGCCGATGCCGGTGGATCTGGATCGTCAGCTGCTGTAA
- a CDS encoding trans-aconitate 2-methyltransferase codes for MWNPQTYLAFADQRGRPFYDLLSRVDAAAPRRVVDLGCGPGNLTVTLGQRWPDAVIEAWDSSPEMVAAARDRGLDARIGDVRDWVPADDTDVVVSNATLQWVPEHAELLQRWARRLTPGTWLAVQMPGNFDAPSHRAVRELAGSDRWAEPLRDFPTREGQVRSPQEYAALLTDAGCTVDAWETTYIHELTGQNPVLEWISGTALRPVRSRLNDAQWDRFRSELIPLLDAAYPRRPDGRTFFPFRRIFLVAQVQ; via the coding sequence ATGTGGAACCCGCAGACGTACCTGGCGTTCGCGGACCAGCGCGGCAGGCCGTTTTACGACCTGCTGTCACGGGTCGACGCCGCCGCACCGCGGCGGGTGGTCGATCTGGGCTGCGGACCGGGAAATCTGACCGTCACACTGGGGCAACGATGGCCGGACGCGGTGATCGAGGCCTGGGACAGCTCACCGGAGATGGTGGCCGCCGCGCGCGACCGCGGCCTGGACGCGCGGATCGGTGACGTGCGCGACTGGGTGCCTGCCGACGACACCGACGTCGTGGTGAGCAACGCGACGCTGCAGTGGGTGCCCGAACACGCGGAACTGCTGCAGCGGTGGGCCCGCCGACTGACGCCGGGGACGTGGCTCGCGGTGCAGATGCCGGGCAACTTCGACGCGCCGTCGCACCGGGCGGTGCGCGAACTGGCGGGCAGCGACCGCTGGGCGGAACCGCTGCGGGACTTCCCGACCCGGGAGGGGCAGGTGCGCAGTCCGCAGGAGTACGCGGCACTGCTCACCGACGCCGGCTGCACGGTGGACGCCTGGGAGACGACCTACATCCACGAGCTGACCGGACAGAACCCGGTGCTGGAGTGGATCAGCGGAACCGCGTTGCGGCCGGTGCGCAGCCGGCTCAACGACGCGCAGTGGGACCGGTTCCGGTCCGAGTTGATCCCGCTGCTGGACGCGGCGTACCCACGGCGGCCGGACGGCCGCACGTTCTTCCCGTTCCGGCGGATCTTCCTCGTCGCGCAGGTTCAGTGA
- a CDS encoding alpha/beta hydrolase family protein encodes MTDTDAYPVDPPIPVPDVPGGDADARGLPRRVDLTLRQRLVVDASAVADLALRTGIASLVATTMVPSLFGSLGDRRSGAEREHLEFYAELAGARDPARSFPTPTEAPRVTTRTANPVAELVARGRVENLRFNSSFVAVNPALREQCRGFTRNNVVHAQHWRHDDGPRPTLCFIHGFMGSPYLLNGVFFSLPWFFRSGYDVLLYTLPFHGPRAEKGSPFSGHGFFAHGFSGFAEAMAQAVHDFRSVIDYLEFTGVDRIALTGMSLGGYTAALIASVDHRIQAVIPNVPVVAPDQTVDEWFPANKVVGLRNLLAGTDSELTKAATRYSSPLNYRPLVPKKRRLIIAGLGDKLAPPQQAEMLWRHWDRCAFHWFPGNHVLHVSQPDYLRRMTRFMNEFMFD; translated from the coding sequence GTGACCGATACGGACGCCTACCCGGTGGACCCGCCCATTCCGGTGCCGGATGTCCCCGGTGGGGACGCCGACGCCCGCGGCCTGCCCCGCCGCGTCGACCTCACCCTGCGGCAGCGCCTGGTCGTGGACGCCTCGGCCGTCGCGGACCTCGCGCTGCGCACCGGGATCGCCTCGCTGGTGGCCACCACGATGGTGCCCAGCCTGTTCGGCAGCCTGGGCGACCGCCGGTCCGGCGCCGAACGCGAACACCTGGAGTTCTACGCCGAACTCGCCGGCGCCCGGGATCCGGCCCGGTCGTTTCCGACGCCGACGGAGGCGCCGCGGGTCACCACCCGCACCGCGAATCCGGTGGCCGAGTTGGTGGCCAGGGGCCGGGTCGAGAACCTGCGGTTCAACAGCAGTTTCGTCGCGGTCAATCCGGCGCTGCGCGAGCAGTGCCGCGGGTTCACCCGCAACAACGTCGTGCACGCCCAGCACTGGCGCCACGACGACGGCCCGCGACCGACGCTGTGCTTCATCCACGGCTTCATGGGTTCGCCGTATCTGCTCAACGGCGTGTTCTTCTCGCTGCCCTGGTTCTTCCGCTCCGGTTATGACGTGCTGTTGTACACCCTGCCGTTCCACGGCCCGCGCGCCGAGAAGGGTTCCCCGTTCAGCGGTCACGGGTTCTTCGCGCACGGCTTCTCCGGGTTCGCCGAGGCGATGGCGCAGGCCGTGCACGACTTCCGGTCCGTCATCGACTATCTGGAGTTCACCGGGGTGGACCGCATCGCGCTCACCGGCATGTCGCTGGGTGGTTACACCGCCGCGCTGATCGCCAGCGTCGACCACCGCATCCAGGCCGTCATCCCCAACGTCCCGGTGGTGGCGCCCGATCAGACCGTCGACGAGTGGTTTCCGGCCAACAAGGTGGTCGGGCTGCGAAACCTGTTGGCCGGAACCGATTCCGAGCTCACCAAGGCCGCCACCCGGTACTCGTCACCGCTGAACTACAGGCCGCTGGTGCCCAAGAAGCGCCGGCTGATCATCGCCGGCCTCGGCGACAAGCTGGCCCCGCCGCAGCAGGCCGAGATGCTGTGGCGGCACTGGGACCGCTGCGCCTTCCACTGGTTCCCGGGCAACCATGTGCTGCACGTCAGCCAACCGGACTACCTGCGCCGCATGACCCGTTTCATGAACGAGTTCATGTTCGACTGA
- the eccE gene encoding type VII secretion protein EccE → MTLRITLATLAVTLAALAYPWQTATDWWIVGVGAVVVIVALAWWRGQFLTTMLARRVAVWRRNRRTPEPSDPYRTTVVVRVDDPAGLGVSLPLLAGYLERFGLRGDKVRITNRARAGVTDTWVSLTFDARTNLAALQARSKELPLQEAAAIAGRRLADHLRETGLEAAVSDTAPAPLAGWDRETWHHLADERGVLTGYAITVDERLGERLAQAWADPRETWTALELSGTAADVDVAAVVAVRTYEPERGVPFDGLVPQGGLQGPLLTALDPAADLRLGVPARPLPDGLLEQIGWPAGVLSRT, encoded by the coding sequence GTGACCCTACGAATCACCCTGGCGACGTTGGCCGTAACCCTGGCCGCGCTGGCGTACCCGTGGCAGACCGCCACGGACTGGTGGATCGTCGGCGTCGGCGCCGTCGTCGTGATCGTCGCTCTCGCGTGGTGGCGCGGCCAGTTCCTCACGACGATGCTGGCCCGGCGCGTGGCGGTGTGGCGGCGTAACCGCCGCACCCCCGAACCGAGCGACCCGTACCGCACCACCGTGGTGGTCAGGGTCGACGACCCGGCGGGGCTCGGGGTGTCGCTGCCGCTGCTGGCCGGCTACCTCGAGCGGTTCGGGCTGCGCGGCGACAAGGTCCGCATCACCAACCGGGCCCGCGCCGGGGTGACCGACACGTGGGTCAGCCTCACCTTCGACGCCCGTACGAATCTGGCTGCCCTGCAGGCGCGTTCGAAGGAGCTGCCGCTGCAGGAGGCCGCGGCGATCGCCGGCCGCAGGCTGGCGGACCACCTGCGTGAGACCGGGCTGGAGGCCGCCGTCAGCGACACCGCACCCGCGCCGCTGGCGGGCTGGGACCGCGAGACCTGGCACCACCTCGCCGACGAGCGGGGCGTCCTGACCGGATACGCGATCACCGTCGACGAGCGGCTGGGGGAGCGGCTGGCGCAGGCGTGGGCCGATCCCCGCGAGACCTGGACCGCGCTCGAACTCAGCGGAACCGCAGCCGATGTCGACGTCGCGGCGGTTGTCGCGGTGCGCACGTACGAACCCGAGCGCGGGGTACCGTTCGACGGTCTGGTGCCCCAGGGTGGGTTGCAGGGCCCGCTGCTGACCGCCCTGGACCCCGCCGCCGACCTGCGGCTCGGGGTGCCCGCACGCCCCCTGCCCGACGGTCTGCTGGAGCAGATCGGCTGGCCCGCGGGAGTGCTCAGTCGAACATGA
- the mycP gene encoding type VII secretion-associated serine protease mycosin produces MRLRSVFAAAAVTVLAVSSPVAQAITPFEVDPAVPPPPGTTGPLQPMAQSGACVTTGVLPGTDPAAPSPNDKLLDLAGAWKYSRGAGQLVAVIDTGVRPGPRLPDVEGGGDYVEATNGLTDCDGHGTLVAGLIAGKPGPDGFSGVAPDARILSIRSTSAHYAPRVAGQQNSATARVALDVAILARAVVRAADMGARVINISAVTCLPAGETVDQSELGAALRYAAVEKDAVIVAAAGNNKPGLNPGSACPSNPLSDPGRPEDPRNWAGVTAVSIPSAWQPYVLSVGSLTPTGRPSDFTMAGPWVSIAAPGQDIMSVGNADGGGLANAVPDQQGRLYPLNSSSFAAAYVSGVAALVRARFPELTAEQVRDRLIAGAQGAARAPSNLTGYGLVDPVAALTWDVSAAVGDDTAPGPKPVAAPPEPEAPDTTGRIVAFVGTGLLAVLVAAAAVAVQRRRKTQDTEES; encoded by the coding sequence ATGCGGCTGCGCAGCGTGTTCGCCGCTGCGGCGGTGACCGTACTGGCGGTGAGTTCACCTGTCGCGCAGGCGATCACCCCGTTCGAGGTGGACCCCGCGGTGCCGCCCCCACCGGGCACCACCGGTCCGCTGCAGCCGATGGCGCAGAGCGGGGCCTGCGTGACGACCGGGGTGCTGCCCGGCACCGACCCCGCCGCGCCCAGCCCCAACGACAAGCTGCTCGACCTGGCAGGGGCGTGGAAGTACAGCCGCGGCGCCGGACAACTGGTCGCCGTCATCGACACCGGGGTGCGGCCCGGCCCGCGGCTGCCCGACGTCGAGGGCGGCGGTGACTACGTCGAGGCCACCAACGGGCTGACCGACTGCGACGGCCACGGCACCCTGGTCGCCGGGCTGATCGCCGGGAAACCCGGCCCCGACGGGTTCTCCGGGGTCGCGCCCGACGCGCGCATCCTGTCGATCCGCTCCACCTCGGCGCACTACGCGCCGCGGGTGGCGGGCCAGCAGAACTCCGCGACGGCGCGGGTCGCGCTCGACGTGGCGATCCTGGCGCGCGCGGTGGTGCGCGCCGCGGACATGGGTGCCCGTGTCATCAACATCTCCGCGGTGACCTGCCTGCCCGCCGGCGAGACCGTCGACCAGAGCGAGCTCGGCGCGGCACTGCGGTACGCCGCCGTCGAGAAGGACGCGGTGATCGTCGCCGCGGCGGGCAACAACAAACCGGGCCTGAACCCGGGCTCGGCATGCCCGTCGAACCCGCTGTCGGATCCGGGCAGGCCCGAGGATCCGCGCAACTGGGCCGGGGTGACCGCGGTGTCGATCCCGTCGGCGTGGCAGCCCTACGTGCTGTCGGTCGGATCGCTGACGCCCACCGGGCGCCCCTCGGACTTCACGATGGCGGGCCCGTGGGTGAGCATCGCCGCACCCGGACAGGACATCATGTCGGTGGGCAACGCCGACGGCGGCGGGCTGGCCAACGCGGTGCCCGACCAGCAGGGCCGGCTGTATCCACTGAACAGTTCGAGTTTCGCGGCGGCCTACGTCTCCGGTGTCGCGGCGCTGGTCCGGGCCCGCTTCCCGGAACTGACCGCCGAGCAGGTCCGCGACCGGTTGATCGCCGGGGCGCAGGGCGCCGCGCGGGCCCCGTCCAACCTGACCGGATACGGGCTCGTCGACCCGGTCGCCGCGCTGACGTGGGACGTCAGCGCCGCCGTCGGGGACGACACCGCGCCCGGACCGAAACCCGTTGCCGCACCACCGGAACCCGAGGCGCCGGACACCACCGGACGCATCGTCGCGTTCGTCGGCACCGGCCTGCTGGCGGTGCTGGTCGCGGCGGCCGCGGTCGCGGTGCAGCGGCGCAGGAAAACCCAAGACACGGAGGAATCGTGA